CATTATATGCCCGCGCGAGGCGCCGCGATCATTGGGGCCGGCGCCGGTCTCGCCATAGAATTTGGTGGCGATGACGACGTCCTTGCGCTTCACGCCGAGATCGACGAGCGCCTGCCCCACCATTTTCTCCGAGCGGCCGAAGGAATAGACGTCGGCCGTGTCGATGAAATTGACGCCGGCCGCAAATGCGCGCTCGACGATGCGCGTCGCCGCCTGCTGATCGACATCGGCGATCGCGCCCCAGATTCCGGCGCCGCCCGCCTCGCCGAACGTCATCGCGCCGAGGCAGATTTCCGAGACGAAGAGGCCTGTGCGGCCGAGCTGATTGTAACGCATCACGCCGCCTTCGCCTGCGCGCCATATTTGCCGTAGAAGCTCTCGCCTTTCTTCGCCATATCGCGCAGCTCGGCAGGCGCGGCGAAGCGCTCGCCATATTTCTGCGTGAGCTCGTCGCAGATGGCGACGAAGGCCGCGGTTCCGACGCCATCGATATAAGACAGCGTGCCGCCGGTGAAGGGCGCAAAGCCGAAGCCGAGAATGGAGCCGACATCCGCCTCGCGCGGATCGGTGACGACGCCCTCGAACAAGACGCGCGCCGCCTCCACCGCCTGCACGACGAGGAAGCGCTGCTTCAGCTCCTCCACATCTATGGCGTCGGGATCGAGCTTTTGATCGGCGAGCGCGGACAGGCCCGGCCACAGGCTCTTCTTGCCGCTCGCCGGATAATCATAGAATCCCTTGCCGTTCTTGCGGCCGAGGCGCCCTTCCTGCTCCACCATGAAATGCAGCACGCGCTCCTGCGTCGGATCGACGGCGGCTTCGCCCAAATCCTTCTTCGTCGCGAGATGGATTTTCCAGGCGAGATCGAGCGCGATCTCGTCATTGAGCGACAGCGGGCCGACCGGCATTCCGGCCATGCGCGCGGCGGTCTCGATCATCGCCGGCGGCACGCCTTCGGTGAGCATTATGTGCCCTTCGCGCACGAAATTCAGCACGCAGCGATTGGCGTAGAAACCGCGCGTGTCGTTGACGACGATCGGCGTCTTCTTCAAGACGCGCACGAAATCGAGCGCCGTCGCCACGGCGCGGTCATTCGTCTTCTTGCCGCGGATGACCTCGACGAGCAGCATTTTCTCGACCGGCGAGAAGAAATGAATGCCGACGAAATTCTCCGGCTTCAGGGACGTCTCGGCCAGCGAGCTGATCGGCAGAGTAGAGGTGTTGGAGGCGAAGATCACATCGGGACCGACGATCGCTTGCGCCTTCTTCGTCACTTCCGCCTTCACGCCGCGCTCTTCAAAGACGGCCTCGACGATGAGATCGGCGCCGGCGAGCTTCTCATAATCCGGCGACGCGGTGATGCGCGAAAGCAGCGCCTCCTTGTCGGCGGCGGTGGCGCGCCCGCGTGACACTTGGCCGGAGATGAGCTTGTCGATGACGGCCTTGCCCTTGTCGGCGCTCTCCTGATCGCGATCGATCAGCACCACCTCTATGCCGGCGAGCGCGCTGACATAGGCGACGCCCGCGCCCATGAAGCCGGCGCCCAGCACTCCGATCTTGGCGAATTTCGCCGGCGGAATCTCCTTCGGCCGATGCGCGCCCTTCTCCAGCTCATTCTTGGAGAGGAACAGCGAGCGGATCATCGCCGCCGCTTGTTTGGAGCGCAGAATATGCGCGAACCAGCGCGCCTCGACGCGCAGGCCGAGATCGAAGGGCAATTGCAGCCCCTCGAACACGCTATGCAAAATCGCCTTGGCGGCCGGATAATTGTCGAAGGTCTCGCGGCGGTAGATGGCGTTGGCGGCGGGCCACACCATCATGCCGCCCGGCGAGAACACACGGCCCGACGGCGGCTTGAAGCCTTCGACGTCCCACGGCGCCTTGCCCTTGCCGCCATCGACGATCCATGCGCGCGCCCGCTCGACGATCTCGCCTTCCGGCGCGAGTTCGTGAACGAGTCCGGCGGCCTTGGCTTTCGCCGGCTTCAATTGCTCGCCCTTGAACAGCAATTGCAGGGCGTCGCCCGTCTGCATCAGCCGCGCGACGCGCTGCGTGCCGCCGGCGCCGGGGAACAATCCCACCTTGATTTCCGGCAGGCCGACCTTGGTCTTCTCCGTATCGGCGAGCACGCGATAATGACAAGCGAGCGCGAGCTCGAAGGCGCCGCCGAGACAGGTTCCGGCAATGGCGATGGCGAAGGGTTTGCCATTGGTCTCGAGCTTGCGATAGAGCAGCGACAATCTGCGCGCGCCCTCGAAGAACTGCTTCATCGCAGCCTCCTCGCCCTGCTCGCGCACGGCCTTGGCGTATTCCACCGCGCTCTTCTGCAGCATGGAGAGATCGGCGCCGCCGGAGAAGGCCGGCTTGCCCGATGTGATGACGCAGCCCTTGATCTGCGGATTGCTCGCCACTTCGTCGATGACTTTTTCCAACTCGTCCATCACCTCGAAGGTGATGACATTCATCGAGCGATCGGGGCTGTCCCAGGTGAGCAGAGCGACGCCGTCGGCGCCGGTCTCGAAACGGAAATTGACGAGGTTCATCGGGTCACTCCCGCAGGCTTGAAATTCACACGCGCTCGATGATCGTCGCCGTGCCCATGCCGGCGCCGATGCAGAGCGTCACCAGTGCCGTGGCCTTGCCGCTGCGCTCCAATTCGTCGAGCGCCGTACCGACCAGCATCGCGCCCGTCGCGCCGAGCGGATGGCCGAGCGCGATGGCGCCGCCATTCACATTCACTTTTGCATCGTCGAGGCCGAAAGCCTGCATGAAGCGCAGCACCACGGCGGCGAAAGCCTCGTTCACCTCGATGAGATCGATGTCGGCGAAGCTCATGCCGGCCTTGGCGAGCAGCTTCTTCGTCACATCCACCGGCCCGGTCAGCATCAGCGCCGGCTCGGAGCCTATATTGGCGAAAGCGCGCAGGCGCGCGCGCGGCGTCAGACCGAGACGCTCGCCCGCCTCGCGAGAGCCGAGCAGCACGGCGGCCGCGCCATCGACGATGCCCGACGAATTGCCGGCGTGATGCACATGGGTCAATTTCTCGACATCGGGATGCGCCTGAATGGCGACGGCGTCGAAGCCCGCCTGCTCGGCGAAGAAGGCGAAGGACGGCTTGAGCGCGGCGAGCGACTGCATATCGGTCGCGGGACGCATATGCTCGTCGCGCTCCAAGATCGTGAGGCCGTTGACGTCCTTCACCGGCGCGATGGATTTGGCGAAGCGCTTCTCTTCCCAGGCGCGCGCGGCGCGCCGCTGCGACTGCACGGCGTAGGCGTCGACATCATCGCGCGAGAAGCCGTATTTCGTCGCGATGAGATCGGCGGAGACGCCCTGCGGCATGAAATAAGAGGGAATGGCGATGGTCGGATCGACCGGCCAGGCGCCGCCCGAGGCGCCGATGCCGACGCGGCTCATGCTCTCGACGCCGCCGCCGATGGTCAGCTCGTGCTGGCCGGACATGATCTGCGCGGCGGCGAAATTCACCGAGTCGAGACCCGAGGCGCAGAAGCGGTTGATCTGCACGCCGGGAACCTCATAGCCATAGCCTGCGGAGATCGCCGCCGCGCGCGCGATATCGCCGCCCGCCTCGCCGACCGGATCGACGCAGCCGAGGATCACATCGTCGACTCCTGCGCCGTCGAGACAGTTCCTCTCCTTCAGCGCGGCGAGAGCGGTGACGGCGAGGGCGAGGCTCGACACCTCATGCAGCGCGCCGTCCGGCTTGCCGCGGCCACGCGGCGTGCGCACGGCGTCGTAGATATAGGCTTCGGGCATAGGGAACTCCGTTCTCTTCGGGAGCGTGAAACGAGACCCAGGTCGACGAATGAAAGTTTTCTGATCCTTCATCCTGAGGAGCCGGCGGCGCCGGCGTCTCGAAGGACGAAGGATCAGAAAACCTTCACGCGCCGCCTTCTGGAGCTCGCCCTCGTGCTTTTAAGACGCGCCTTGCAGGCGCTCCTCGGCATGAGGGCGAGGGCTGCAGTCTCGCCTACTCATTCACCACCCTTTTTCAAAACATCTCCGCCGGCAGGCTCATCGTCGTATCGACGCCCGCCGTGATTCGCGCGAGACGGAAGCCCGTCTCGGGCAGCATCTTCTCCATATAGAATTTGCCCGTCGTCAGCTTGGCGTCGAGCCAGGCGCCGTCGCCGGGGTTCTCCTTTTTCTTGTCGAGCGCCGCGCGGGCGATGCGCGCCCATATGTAGCCGAGCGCGACACGGCCGAAGAGATGCATGTAGTCATAAGACGCGCCCGCGCCATTGTCCGGCTTGGCGAGCGCATTCTGCATCAGCCAGATCGTGGCCTTTTGCAAATCGCCGAGGCCGGCCTTCAACGGATCGACATAGGGCTTCATTCGTTCGTCCGCGCTCTCGCGGCTCGCAAATTCATTCACCTCGGCGAAATAGGCCATGGCGGCGCGGCCATTGTCCTTGGGCAGCTTGCGGCCGACGAGATCGAGCGCCTGAATGCCATTGGCGCCCTCATAGATCATGGTGATGCGGGCGTCGCGCACGAATTGCTCGACGCCATTCTCGTCTATGTAGCCGTGGCCGCCCCAGATCTGCTGCGCCTTCACCGCATTCTCGAAGCCGAGATCGGTGAGCACGCCCTTCAGCACCGGCGTCAGCAATCCGAGCCGATCCTCCGCCGCCTGACGCGCCTTGGCGTCCTGCGAGCGATGGGCGATGTCGCTGTCGAGCGCCGCCGAGAGGGCGAGGCCGCGCGCCGCCTCGTTGAAGGCCTTCATCTCCATGAGGCCGCGCCGCACATCCGGATGCACGATGATGGGATCGGCCGCGCCGGCCGCATTCTTCGCGCCCGAGAGCGCGCGGCCCTGCAGACGCTCCTTGGCGTAGGCCGCCGCATTTTGATAGGCGACCTCCGATTGCGCGAGGCCCTGCACGGCGACGCCGAGCCGCGCCTCGTTCATCATCACGAACATCGCATTGAGGCCCCGATTGGGCTCGCCGATCAGAAAGCCCCTCGCGCCGTCATAATTCATCACGCATGTGGCGTTGCCGTGAATGCCCATCTTATGCTCGAGCGCGCCGCAGCGCACGGCGTTGCGCGGACCGAGAGAACCGTCCGACGCCACGTCGAATTTCGGCACGATGAAAAGGGAGATGCCCTTCACCCCCGCCGGCGCGCCCTCTATGCGTGCGAGCACGAGATGGATGATGTTCTCGGAAAGATCATGCTCGCCCGCGGAGATGAAAATCTTCTGTCCGGTGATGGAGTAAGAACCGTCCTCGCGCGGCGCGGCCTTTGTAGTGAGCAGGCCGAGATCGGTGCCGCATTGCGGCTCCGTCAGATTCATCGTGCCGGTCCAGCGGCCGGCCGCCATGGGCGGGGCGAAGAGGCGCTTCTGCTCCTCGTCGCCGTGGCGCAGCAGCGCGGCCAGCGCGCCCTGGGTCAGGCCCGGATACATCGCAAAAGCCATATTGGCCGCGGAAGCGAATTCATTCATCACGAGGGCCAACGTATAAGGCAGGCCTTGTCCGTCATATTCTGGCGGAACCGCCAATCCGATCCAGCCGCCGGCGACGAAGTCCGCATAGGCCTGTTTGAAGCCCACGGGCGTCGAGACGTCGCCAGAAGCCTCCAGGCGGCACCCCTGCGCGTCGCCGCTGCGGTTCAAAGGCTGCAGCCGCTCCTCGCAGATTTTTCCCGCCTCGCCGACGATCTGCGCCACCACATCAGGCGTCGCGTCGGCGAATCCGGGCAGATTCCCGTAGCGCTCGAAGTGCAGAACGTCATTCAAGAGGAAAAGAGTGTCGTCCACCGGGGCCTTGAAGATCGGCATGAGAGCCCTCCCTGCGCGGATCTGTTAGGTATTCTTCCGATATAGGCGTTTTTCCCGGTGGTCGGCCGGCTCGTCGACGATAATGCGCCCCTCATGGTTACGAAAACGCGACGTCGAACAAAGTTGGGGGTCGACGGCCAAGTGTTTCATTCTATGTGCGAATCATAGGTCCGCGACGCACGCCTCGCGCAGCAATAGGTAGAGAGCCGTCCCCATTCGCGCAATAGGCCGCGCTGCGGTCGGCTCCACACAAGCATTAACTATTTATTTACCTCGTTCGAAGGAAAGTCCCTCGCGACGGCGCCCCCCCGCCATCAAAGCGTTCCGGCGCGATTCGCGCCTCGAGTCTTCGCTCGTCCAGTTTCCTCACGCCTGCACGGGTCGAGCCCGCCGGATATCCGATGACAGAGGCATTTCCCTTCAGCTTCAAGGGTATACATCACGAAACCCGCGACGTCGCACGCGCCGCGGCGCGACGATCGGGCAAGAGCCTTTCCGATTGGCTCGACGATGTGATCCAAGAAAAAGCAATTATCGACGATCGCGCCCCCGCCGACGATGACGACGAGCCGACCGCGCCGGCGCGCCGGCGCGCTCTGCGCTCGCGCATCTATGGACGCACGGATCGCGGCCGTCTGCGGCGCGACGCCTCGCCGAGGCGCGACATGCGCGACGACGAGCCGGACGATGATTTCGCCCCGGCGCCGCGGCGCGGCCGCGGCGAGATCGACGCCAAAGCCATCGTCGACGACGCCGTCGCCCTCTTCGAACGGCGTTCCGCCGAGAGCGAGCGCAAGACGGCGAACGCCCTCTCCGGCCTCGCCAAGCTGATCGACCGCAATCATTCGAACCGCGCCCGCCTCGGCGACGATATCGGCGCCGTGATGGAGCGACTCGGGCGGATCGAGGAGCGCGTCTCCACTCGCCCGGACGAGGGCGTCAAGCCGATCCGCAATGCATTGGCGCGGCTCGAGGCGCGCATAGACAGCCTGTCGCACGACGATCGCGCCTATGAATTCGAGAGCGCGCTCGGCGCCCTCGACCAGCGGCTCGCCGACATAGCGGCGCGGCTCGACGAAGAAGCCGAGGAGCGCCGCCTCGCGGAATCGCGTCGGCGCCAGCAACGCGAAATTCAACAAGACCACGAAAGGCGCCAGGAGCACGAAAGGCGCCAGGAGCGCGACGCTCAGCCGGAACGCGAGCGCCGGGCCGCGACACGGCGGCCGCTCGCGGACGCCGTCGCCGAGATCACCGAACGCCAACGCGCGCTCGAGGAGCAAGCGAGCGGCCATGACGGCGAGCTCGCCGTCGCACGGCGCGCGAGCGAAGCGCGGCCGGCGATCTTCGACGGCCTCGCCGAATCGATCGAGGCGCTCTCGCGCCAGCTCGCGGCGTCCCGCGCCGAGCAGAACGTTCAAGGCGAGCAGCAAGCGGCCGTCGTCGCCCAGATCGATCTATTGCGCTGCGATCTCGAGGGGCTCTCCCGCGCGCTCGTCGATCTCGCGCCGCGCGCCTCCGTCGCCGCCGTCGAGACCGCCCTGCGCGAGCTCACCGCGCGCGTCGAGGCGCAGCGTCTCTATGGCGTCGAGGATATGGTGCTGGCGCCGGTCGAGCGGCTAGCCGCCGATCTGCGCTCGATTCTGCGCGATCTCGATCCGAGCCGCATCGTCGCCGTTCTCTATGAGGAAGTGCGATCGCTCGGCGACAAGCTCGCCGAGCATCACGCCGAAGGCGGCGCGGACCGCGCCGCTCTCGACGAGATCGCTGGAGAGACGCGCGAGATACACGAACTGTTGAAGGCCGTCTCCCGGCGTCCGCTGCCGATCGAAAAGCTCGAGGCCGGCATAGCCGCGCTGACCACGCAGGTGGACGAGCTCGGCGCCGCCGGCGCAACTGTCGCCACGGCGAAGGATGTGAGCGAGCTCATCCACGGCATTCGCTCGATCGTCTCGACCGAGATCGGCGGCTCCTTCGCCGCGCTCGAGCGCCGGCTCGAGGAATTCGCCGTCAAGCTCGACTCCGTCTCGACGAAGTCCGGCGGCGCCAAGCGCTTCGACGAGATCCACGAGCGCATCGAGCAGGTCCACAAATCGCTCGCCGCGCGCATAGAGCGCAGCGGCTCGGGCGTCGACGTCGATCAGGTCGAGCAGCTTTTCGCCTCTTTCGCCAAGAAGATCGACGCGGCCGCGGAAGCCAAGATCGTCCACCCCGTCGACGAGCTCGGCCGCAAGATCGAAAAGCTCGAGCGGCGACTCCAGCCGGTCGCCGCGAGCGCGCAGAAATCCGCCGATTCCGAGCATTTGCGCGAGATCGCCAAGAATATGGACGAGCTGCGTTCGGAGTTCAAACGCAAGGAGCGCGGCGGCTCCAGCGTCGATCCGAACCAGTTCGAACGGCTGTTCACCTCGCTCGCCGAGAAGATCGACGCGGCGACCGAGGCGAGAATCGTCCATCCCGGTTTCGACGAGCTCGGCCGCAAGATCGAGAAGCTCGAGCAGCGGCTCCAGCCGGTCGCCGCCAACGCGCAGAAATCCGCGGGCGCGGACCAGATGCGCGCGCTCGCCGAGCGCATCGATCATGTCCATGCCGAGCTCGCCGCGCGCATCGATTCGACCGCGCGCCGGCGCGCCGACGACGCCAATCTGCAATTGGCGGAGCTCGTCGGACAGCTCGCGCACAAGATGGACGCGGCGCTCGATCCGGAAGCCGACCGCACGACCTTCACCGCGCTCGAGCAGCAGATCGGCCGACTCGCGGAACGGCTCGACCGCTCCGACATGAACGGCGATTCCTTCGTCGCGATCGAGCGCGCGCTCGGCGCGCTGGCGACCAAGGTCGAGGAGACGCGCAGCACCACCGTGCGCGTCGCCGAGATCGCCGCGCGCGAGGCGGCGCAGGATGCGCTGCGCGACGCGACCGCACAGGGCGGCCTGCAGGACGCGCTGGAAAAGGAGCTCGCCGAGCTTCGTAATTTCCAGGACGAGGCGGGCCATCGCACCAATCAGACGCTCGCGGCCGTGCATGAGACGCTGCAGCGCGTCGTCGAACGCCTCTCCATGTTCGAGGACGAGCTCACCGATCTGCGCAAGGTCAAGCCCGCCGCAACGGAGCCGCAACGCGCCAAGGACGGCGCCGATCCGCGCCGCGCCGCGCGGGTGAAGCCGGCGGCGCCGGTCGGCGATGTCGAGGATATACTGCTGGAGCCGGGCGACCGTCGTCCGCGCCGCGAGCCGACCATCACCCGCGAGGACGATCGCTCCGGCTCCGTGCAGCAGGATTTCATCGCGGCCGCGCGCCGCGCCGCCCAGCAGGCCGCGGTCGACGCCCAGGCCGCCGCGGCGCAGGGCAGCAAGGCCGCGAAAAAAGTCGCCGCCGAGCGCGCTGCGAAACCGGAGCCCGAACGCGTGGCCGCCAGCGGCGGCGGCGTGACCGCCGTCGGCGCGGCGCTGCAATCCCGCCGGCGGCCACTGCTGCT
This genomic window from Methylosinus sp. H3A contains:
- a CDS encoding 3-hydroxyacyl-CoA dehydrogenase NAD-binding domain-containing protein, with the translated sequence MNLVNFRFETGADGVALLTWDSPDRSMNVITFEVMDELEKVIDEVASNPQIKGCVITSGKPAFSGGADLSMLQKSAVEYAKAVREQGEEAAMKQFFEGARRLSLLYRKLETNGKPFAIAIAGTCLGGAFELALACHYRVLADTEKTKVGLPEIKVGLFPGAGGTQRVARLMQTGDALQLLFKGEQLKPAKAKAAGLVHELAPEGEIVERARAWIVDGGKGKAPWDVEGFKPPSGRVFSPGGMMVWPAANAIYRRETFDNYPAAKAILHSVFEGLQLPFDLGLRVEARWFAHILRSKQAAAMIRSLFLSKNELEKGAHRPKEIPPAKFAKIGVLGAGFMGAGVAYVSALAGIEVVLIDRDQESADKGKAVIDKLISGQVSRGRATAADKEALLSRITASPDYEKLAGADLIVEAVFEERGVKAEVTKKAQAIVGPDVIFASNTSTLPISSLAETSLKPENFVGIHFFSPVEKMLLVEVIRGKKTNDRAVATALDFVRVLKKTPIVVNDTRGFYANRCVLNFVREGHIMLTEGVPPAMIETAARMAGMPVGPLSLNDEIALDLAWKIHLATKKDLGEAAVDPTQERVLHFMVEQEGRLGRKNGKGFYDYPASGKKSLWPGLSALADQKLDPDAIDVEELKQRFLVVQAVEAARVLFEGVVTDPREADVGSILGFGFAPFTGGTLSYIDGVGTAAFVAICDELTQKYGERFAAPAELRDMAKKGESFYGKYGAQAKAA
- a CDS encoding acetyl-CoA C-acetyltransferase codes for the protein MPEAYIYDAVRTPRGRGKPDGALHEVSSLALAVTALAALKERNCLDGAGVDDVILGCVDPVGEAGGDIARAAAISAGYGYEVPGVQINRFCASGLDSVNFAAAQIMSGQHELTIGGGVESMSRVGIGASGGAWPVDPTIAIPSYFMPQGVSADLIATKYGFSRDDVDAYAVQSQRRAARAWEEKRFAKSIAPVKDVNGLTILERDEHMRPATDMQSLAALKPSFAFFAEQAGFDAVAIQAHPDVEKLTHVHHAGNSSGIVDGAAAVLLGSREAGERLGLTPRARLRAFANIGSEPALMLTGPVDVTKKLLAKAGMSFADIDLIEVNEAFAAVVLRFMQAFGLDDAKVNVNGGAIALGHPLGATGAMLVGTALDELERSGKATALVTLCIGAGMGTATIIERV
- a CDS encoding acyl-CoA dehydrogenase C-terminal domain-containing protein yields the protein MPIFKAPVDDTLFLLNDVLHFERYGNLPGFADATPDVVAQIVGEAGKICEERLQPLNRSGDAQGCRLEASGDVSTPVGFKQAYADFVAGGWIGLAVPPEYDGQGLPYTLALVMNEFASAANMAFAMYPGLTQGALAALLRHGDEEQKRLFAPPMAAGRWTGTMNLTEPQCGTDLGLLTTKAAPREDGSYSITGQKIFISAGEHDLSENIIHLVLARIEGAPAGVKGISLFIVPKFDVASDGSLGPRNAVRCGALEHKMGIHGNATCVMNYDGARGFLIGEPNRGLNAMFVMMNEARLGVAVQGLAQSEVAYQNAAAYAKERLQGRALSGAKNAAGAADPIIVHPDVRRGLMEMKAFNEAARGLALSAALDSDIAHRSQDAKARQAAEDRLGLLTPVLKGVLTDLGFENAVKAQQIWGGHGYIDENGVEQFVRDARITMIYEGANGIQALDLVGRKLPKDNGRAAMAYFAEVNEFASRESADERMKPYVDPLKAGLGDLQKATIWLMQNALAKPDNGAGASYDYMHLFGRVALGYIWARIARAALDKKKENPGDGAWLDAKLTTGKFYMEKMLPETGFRLARITAGVDTTMSLPAEMF
- a CDS encoding SEL1-like repeat protein, translating into MTEAFPFSFKGIHHETRDVARAAARRSGKSLSDWLDDVIQEKAIIDDRAPADDDDEPTAPARRRALRSRIYGRTDRGRLRRDASPRRDMRDDEPDDDFAPAPRRGRGEIDAKAIVDDAVALFERRSAESERKTANALSGLAKLIDRNHSNRARLGDDIGAVMERLGRIEERVSTRPDEGVKPIRNALARLEARIDSLSHDDRAYEFESALGALDQRLADIAARLDEEAEERRLAESRRRQQREIQQDHERRQEHERRQERDAQPERERRAATRRPLADAVAEITERQRALEEQASGHDGELAVARRASEARPAIFDGLAESIEALSRQLAASRAEQNVQGEQQAAVVAQIDLLRCDLEGLSRALVDLAPRASVAAVETALRELTARVEAQRLYGVEDMVLAPVERLAADLRSILRDLDPSRIVAVLYEEVRSLGDKLAEHHAEGGADRAALDEIAGETREIHELLKAVSRRPLPIEKLEAGIAALTTQVDELGAAGATVATAKDVSELIHGIRSIVSTEIGGSFAALERRLEEFAVKLDSVSTKSGGAKRFDEIHERIEQVHKSLAARIERSGSGVDVDQVEQLFASFAKKIDAAAEAKIVHPVDELGRKIEKLERRLQPVAASAQKSADSEHLREIAKNMDELRSEFKRKERGGSSVDPNQFERLFTSLAEKIDAATEARIVHPGFDELGRKIEKLEQRLQPVAANAQKSAGADQMRALAERIDHVHAELAARIDSTARRRADDANLQLAELVGQLAHKMDAALDPEADRTTFTALEQQIGRLAERLDRSDMNGDSFVAIERALGALATKVEETRSTTVRVAEIAAREAAQDALRDATAQGGLQDALEKELAELRNFQDEAGHRTNQTLAAVHETLQRVVERLSMFEDELTDLRKVKPAATEPQRAKDGADPRRAARVKPAAPVGDVEDILLEPGDRRPRREPTITREDDRSGSVQQDFIAAARRAAQQAAVDAQAAAAQGSKAAKKVAAERAAKPEPERVAASGGGVTAVGAALQSRRRPLLLGVGVLVLLYGAYQIARVTLDSPAPQASAVQAEPEEATAAAEKPATEASANAAEPTAKDGAGATTTAAPAAAVSAAEPTRAPALAPAAPKSLGVPALAPGASGVGAFSPNPQAPAPGRFGSQTVDPMPVGAIGTSTAAPPATPRQDVLATIKEIAAAGDANAQYELGLRYAEGRGGAPRDPKIAYQWFEKAAGKGLAPAQYRLGSIYEKGMGVERDYGQALSWYKRAAEAGNARAMHNLAVLFAGGGDGKPDYGQAAQWFRKAAEYGVRDSQFNLAILCARGLGVPQNLTQSYLWFSAAATQGDEDAGKKRDEVRARLDSKDLAAAKALVEGFRPKQPDSAANDVPPPPGGWENARAPAKPEIKPETKPAGKPKVSAL